Proteins found in one Onychomys torridus chromosome 21, mOncTor1.1, whole genome shotgun sequence genomic segment:
- the LOC118571514 gene encoding translation initiation factor IF-2-like, translating into MVQRPAGLARSELPWATRGRRKGSQPKSQGRPAGCLPGGSQGHRPRATCPQPPPPPAVGASRRHVAAHPLPRPAHLTAHRPRRPAPWRRRRRRRRRPPRSARPPAAAARSAASSSPPQTPARGGGGRAGGRRRPLQGLTKPDGAPRRYLYAEHVVMETHQLKPAAIGSGRGGGAGGGGGGGEGPGLHGGQPSPPNTHIPSRTPPSHFSNPGSARGAGGAGRARQRGRSAARARPPAPPSSPRGGSDGAGGGVPPPARARPARPRAGHALRQARARAPSRGSRLPARRRALWAAGGSRRAPAHSLSGACPVSPAPPPPGGLADGWAASGLQVDVAGADRPCFEVPRTPRRGAC; encoded by the exons AGCTGCCGTGGGCGACgcgagggaggaggaagggctcGCAGCCCAAGAGCCAGGGCCGGCCGGCCGGCTGCCTTCCGGGCGGCTCGCAAGGTCACCGGCCCCGGGCCACGTGTccccagccgccgccgccgcccgcagTCGGGGCCTCGCGGCGACACGTGGCCGCTCATCCCCTCCCGCGCCCCGCTCACCTCACAGCGCACCGACCCCGCCGGCCAGCCCCATGGAGACGGagacgccgccgccgccgccgaccCCCGAGGAGTGCCCggccgcccgccgccgccgcccggtcAGCCGCCTCGTCGAGCCCGCCGCAGACGCCGGCCCGAGGTGGC ggagggagggcgggcggACGGCGGCGGCCGCTGCAGGGACTGACAAAGCCCGACGGCGCGCCGCGCCGCTACTTATACGCGGAGCACGTCGTCATGGAGACGCACCAGCTCAAACCAGCCGCGATCGGTTCCGGccggggaggaggagcagggggggggggggggggaggggaggggccgggGCTCCACGGGGGCCAACcctctccccccaacacacacatccCCTCTCGCACCCCCCCCTCCCACTTCTCCAACCCGGGCTCGGCGCGGGGAGCCGGAGGCGCGGGCCGCGCGCGTCAGCGGGGGCGGAGCGCCGCGCGTGCCCGCCCACCCgcgcccccctcctccccccgaGGGGGGAGTGACGGAGCAGGGGGGGGGGTGCCTCCgcccgcgcgcgcgcgccccGCCCGGCCTCGTGCCGGACACGCCCTGCGGCAGGCCCGCGCACGCGCACCAAGCCGCGGGTCCCGCCTGCCAGCACGCCGCAGGGCCCTCTGGGCAGCGGGCGGGAGCCGGCGGGCGCCTGCGCACTCGCTCTCGGGCGCCTGCCCTGTCTCCCCGGCCCCCCCACCTCCAGGCGGGCTCGCGGATGGATGGGCCGCGAGTGGGCTGCAGGTGGACGTGGCGGGCGCAGACCGACCCTGCTTCGAGGTCCCCCGCACGCCTAGGCGTGGAGCTTGCTGA